One genomic region from Anabaena sp. PCC 7108 encodes:
- the cofG gene encoding 7,8-didemethyl-8-hydroxy-5-deazariboflavin synthase subunit CofG, whose amino-acid sequence MSSFNQNIVTYSPAYTIVPTYECFNRCSYCNFRTDPGQSPWLTLTEAKGILQQLQSQDVCEILILSGEVHPHSSKREAWLQRIYDLCALALEMEFLPHTNAGPLSFEEMQKLKNVNVSMGLMLEQLTPQLLNTVHRHAPSKIPEVRLQQLQWAGELQIPFTTGLLLGIGETEDDWWATLAAISELHQRYQHIQEVILQPHSPGNQQTFDAPPFNPHQLPEVIAKARQILPIDITIQIPPNLIQDQEWLLACIGAGARDLGGISPKDEVNPDYPHLQEQTLRKILQPRGWELVPRLPVYNQFTSWLSEELAEKVKKKSWRC is encoded by the coding sequence ATGTCCTCATTTAATCAAAATATTGTTACATATAGCCCTGCTTACACCATCGTCCCGACTTATGAATGCTTTAACCGCTGTTCCTACTGCAATTTCCGCACAGATCCGGGTCAAAGTCCTTGGCTGACTCTTACAGAAGCTAAAGGCATTTTACAACAACTGCAAAGTCAGGATGTCTGTGAAATCCTCATCCTCAGTGGGGAGGTACATCCCCATTCCTCAAAGCGTGAGGCGTGGTTACAGCGCATTTATGATTTGTGTGCATTAGCACTAGAAATGGAATTTTTACCACATACCAACGCCGGTCCCCTCAGCTTTGAGGAAATGCAGAAGCTGAAAAATGTCAATGTGTCGATGGGGTTAATGTTGGAACAGCTAACACCACAACTACTGAATACAGTGCATCGCCACGCACCGAGCAAAATACCAGAAGTGAGACTGCAACAGTTACAATGGGCAGGAGAGTTGCAAATTCCTTTCACTACCGGACTACTTTTGGGAATAGGAGAGACTGAAGATGATTGGTGGGCAACTTTAGCAGCTATCTCAGAGTTGCATCAACGCTACCAGCATATACAAGAAGTGATACTGCAACCCCACAGTCCGGGAAATCAGCAAACCTTTGATGCACCGCCTTTTAACCCCCATCAACTACCGGAAGTCATTGCCAAAGCTAGGCAGATTTTACCAATAGATATTACAATTCAAATCCCGCCCAATTTAATTCAAGATCAAGAATGGTTACTTGCTTGTATAGGTGCAGGTGCGAGAGATTTAGGGGGAATTAGCCCCAAAGATGAAGTTAATCCTGATTATCCGCATTTGCAAGAGCAGACATTGAGAAAAATTTTACAGCCTAGAGGATGGGAGTTAGTCCCCAGGTTGCCAGTTTATAACCAATTTACGAGTTGGTTGAGTGAAGAATTGGCTGAGAAGGTCAAAAAGAAAAGTTGGCGTTGCTGA